A window of Kocuria sp. TGY1127_2 genomic DNA:
TATGACCGAACACAGCAACTCGCTGACCACTTTCGATCCCGCCGCAAATGCCGAAGATCTCGCGGCATTCGTTGCGGCGTCGCCCTCGTCATATCATGCGGTTCGAGAGGCTGCCCGTCGTCTGGACGCGGCAGGATTCCAAGAGCAGGCAGAAACCGCGGACTTCACCCCGGCCTCTGGCGGACGCTACATCATTCGGGACGGCGCGCTCATCGCCTGGTACACACCGGAAGCTGCGACGTCGAGCAGCGGATTTCGCATCGTGGGAGCGCACACGGATTCGCCCTCGTTCAAGCTCAAACCCAAATCCTCGATCGACCGTTTCGGATGGCATCAGATCGGTGTCGAGGTCTACGGCGGTGCCTTGCTGAACTCGTGGCTCGATCGCGAACTGTGTCTCGCCGGGCGCCTCACCACGCGGGACGAGGGCCTGATCAACGAGAGGCTCGTGACCACCGGTCCCGTTGCCCGAATCCCGCAATTGGCGATTCATCTCGATCGGGGGGCCAATGACGGTCTCAAGCTGGATCGGCAGACCCACGTCCAACCCATTTGGGGCGCGGGGGAGGCGCCCGGCGATGTGCTCGCCTATGTGGCCTCCCACGCCGTCGACGGTGAGGCCATCGACCCGGAGACGATTCTGGGTTATGACATCGTCCTCGCAGACACGCAGCCTCCTCGGGTCTTCGGGGCGAATGGCGAATTTCTCGCGTCAGGACGTCTCGACAACATCTCCTCGGTCCATGCGGGCGTCGAAGCCCTGACCCGTGCTTCCGCTGGCGAGGTCGGCGGGAACAAGACTTTGGTGCTGGCCGCCTTCGACCACGAGGAAATAGGCTCGACCTCCCGCTCCGGGGCGGCCGGGCCCATCTTGGAAGACATCTTGGTTCGAATCTCCGGAAGTCAGGGTGGCGGTGCTGAAGACTATCGTTGCGCTCTCGCGAATTCCGTGTGCCTTTCCTCGGATGCCGGACATCTCGTTCATCCCAACTATCCCGGGCATCACGATCCGAACAACCAGCCGCAACCGGGAGCCGGACCGCTCCTCAAAATCAACGCGAACCAGCGTTACGCAACGGATGCCGTCGGCGCCGCGATCTGGGCCCGAGCATGTGCGGACGCAGGCGTT
This region includes:
- a CDS encoding M18 family aminopeptidase, with product MTEHSNSLTTFDPAANAEDLAAFVAASPSSYHAVREAARRLDAAGFQEQAETADFTPASGGRYIIRDGALIAWYTPEAATSSSGFRIVGAHTDSPSFKLKPKSSIDRFGWHQIGVEVYGGALLNSWLDRELCLAGRLTTRDEGLINERLVTTGPVARIPQLAIHLDRGANDGLKLDRQTHVQPIWGAGEAPGDVLAYVASHAVDGEAIDPETILGYDIVLADTQPPRVFGANGEFLASGRLDNISSVHAGVEALTRASAGEVGGNKTLVLAAFDHEEIGSTSRSGAAGPILEDILVRISGSQGGGAEDYRCALANSVCLSSDAGHLVHPNYPGHHDPNNQPQPGAGPLLKINANQRYATDAVGAAIWARACADAGVEYQEFVSNNDVPCGSTIGPITATRLGIRTIDVGLGLLSMHSAREMCHVGDLAALGQALESFYRVE